A stretch of Macadamia integrifolia cultivar HAES 741 chromosome 7, SCU_Mint_v3, whole genome shotgun sequence DNA encodes these proteins:
- the LOC122084691 gene encoding pre-mRNA-splicing factor SLU7: MATASVAFKSREDHRKQLELEEARKAGLAPAEVDEDGKEINPHIPQYMSSAPWYLNAERPSLKHQRKWKSDPNYTKAWYDRGAKIHQADKYRKGACENCGAMTHDVKSCMDRPRKVGAKWTSKHIAPDEKIETFELDYDGKRDRWNGYDPGTYARVIEMYEQRDQARRKYLKEQQLKKIEEKNNNQNAEDEVSDDEDDEDELKVDEAKVDESKQMDFAKVEKRVRTTGGGSTGTVRNLRIREDTAKYLLNLDVNSAYYDPKTRSMREDPLPDVDPNEKFYGGDNQYRVSGQALDFKQLNIHAWEAFEKGQDIHMQAAPSQAELLFKNYKVIKENLKSKTKDTIMEKYGNAASEEEIPRELLLGQSEREVEYDRAGRIIKGQEMALPRSKYEEDVYINNHTTVWGSWWKDHQWGYKCCKQTIRNSYCTGAAGIEAAEAATDLMKANIARKEAIEETPAPTEEKRLATWGTDVADDLVLDQKLLVEALKKEDERKKEERDERKRKYNVRWNDEVTAEDMEAYRMKKVHHDDPMKDFLH, from the exons ATGGCAACTGCTTCAG TGGCATTTAAATCTAGGGAGGATCATCGGAAGCAACTAGAATTGGAAGAGGCACGTAAGGCTGGGCTTGCACCAGCAGAGGTTGATGAAGATGGAAAAGAAATCAATCCACATATTCCTCAGTACATGTCATCTGCTCCTTGGTATCTCAATGCAGAGAGACCA aGTTTAAAACATCAAAGGAAATGGAAATCGGAtccaaattacacaaaagcaTGGTATGACAGAGGTGCAAAAATACATCAGGCTGATAAATATAGAAAAGGCGCTTGTGAAAA CTGTGGGGCAATGACACATGATGTTAAGTCATGTATGGACAGGCCTCGAAAAGTGGGTGCAAAATGGACAAGCAAACACATAGCTCCTGATGAGAAGATTGAGACCTTTGAGCTGGATTATGATGGCAAACGTGACCGATGGAATGGTTATGACCCTGGAACCTATGCCCGTGTTATTGAGATGTATGAGCAAAGAGACCAGGCCAGAAGGAAATACCTaaaagaacagcagctgaagaaaatagaagagaaaaacaataACCAGAATGCTGAGGATGAGgttagtgatgatgaagatgatgaagatgagctGAAGGTTGATGAAGCCAAGGTTGATGAGAGTAAGCAGATGGATTTCGCTAAGGTTGAGAAGCGTGTGCGCACAACTGGTGGTGGTAGCACAGGAACAGTTAG GAACTTGCGTATTCGTGAAGACACAGCTAAGTATCTTCTGAATCTTGATGTCAATTCTGCATACTATGATCCCAAAACCCGGTCTATGCGTGAGGATCCTCTTCCAGATGTTGACCCAAATGAGAAATTTTATGGA GGAGATAACCAATATAGAGTGAGTGGTCAGGCTTTGGATTTCAAGCAGCTTAACATTCATGCTTGGGAGGCCTTTGAAAAGGGACAGGATATCCATATGCAGGCAGCTCCTTCTCAAGCTGAGCTGCTCTTTAAGAACTATAAAGTTATAAAGGAAAATTTGAAGTCCAAAACAAAAGATACCATTATGGAGAAGTATGGTAATGCAGCTTCTGAAGAAGAAATACCAAGGGAGCTTCTACTTGGGCAGAGTGAGAGAGAGGTTGAGTACGATCGTGCTGGTAGAATCATAAAGGGCCAG GAGATGGCTCTTCctagaagcaaatatgaggaagATGTTTACATCAATAACCATACTACTGTATGGGGTTCATGGTGGAAGGATCACCAGTGGGGATATAAGTGCTGCAAGCAAACGATACGTAACAGTTATTGCACTGGAGCTGCTGGAATTGAAGCTGCTGAAGCAGCAACTGATCTCATGAAGGCTAACATTGCTCGTAAAGAGGCTATCGAAG AGACACCTGCACCAAcagaggagaaaaggcttgCTACTTGGGGCACTGATGTCGCAGATGATTTGGTGCTTGACCAGAAACTACTTGTGGAAGCACTAAAGAAG GAGgatgaaagaaagaaggaagagagagatgaacGAAAGCGCAAATACAATGTCCGATGGAATGATGAG GTCACTGCTGAGGATATGGAAGCTTATAGGATGAAGAAAGTACATCATGATGACCCAATGAAGGACTTCCTTCACTAG
- the LOC122084244 gene encoding LOW QUALITY PROTEIN: prunin 1 Pru du 6-like (The sequence of the model RefSeq protein was modified relative to this genomic sequence to represent the inferred CDS: deleted 1 base in 1 codon; substituted 1 base at 1 genomic stop codon) translates to MANSSLLSLGLCLLVMFHVSLAQIGSHQSWGGQRQQHHQWLPLPQHQHHQRSFREQRKCRIENLDAFEPTHRVESEAGPIEFXDQDNDQLQCADVAFARYSIRPKGLLLPSYTSAPKLIFIVEGSPETFQSSQREGQGQRGEGEQSYQSRDQHQRIQRLQRLQRGDILVVPNGIAHWIYDDGENELVLVGLYNTINYLKQLDNRNSARTKLTRKPTKTQGSQGERGQRGSRGSRYEGEEREAEESGVSLFNGFDTQLLPEVLGVDEETARKLRGKKRNRERQGRQRNGLEETFCSVRLRENIEDPTRADVYNPHGGRITSLNRNLRSREGEGCQRGGGVVLATVVWKTKPSNLRCRGRVLTDATVVTTVSSCCSPLSPMPGAKPSPSPPPSPPPPPPLPPCSPPTDPGSLDLNQRGRRENGILAPNWNINAHRVIYVKRGSAMVQVVGNRGESVYNGNLSEGQLLVVPQGYVVLKQATDEGFEWVSLKTNENAITSHLAGRTSVLRALPEGVLVNAYQIRREEARRIKYGRD, encoded by the exons ATGGCTAActcttctttgctttctctTGGTCTTTGCTTACTTGTCATGTTTCATGTCTCCTTAGCTCAGATTGGGTCTCATCAATCATGGGGAGGCCAAAGACAGCAACATCATCAGTGGCTGCCTTTGCCGCAGCATCAGCATCATCAACGCAGTTTCAGAGAACAGAGAAAGTGTAGGATCGAGAACCTCGATGCTTTTGAACCCACTCACAGGGTAGAGTCCGAGGCTGGTCCGATCGAGTTCTAGGACCAGGACAACGACCAATTGCAGTGTGCTGACGTTGCCTTTGCTCGCTATTCTATT CGACCCAAAGGCCTACTCTTGCCTTCCTACACCAGTGCACCTAAGCTTATCTTCATTGTGGAAG GTTCCCCTGAGACATTCCAATCATCCCAACGAGAAGGACAAGGacaaagaggagaaggagaacaaAGCTATCAATCCAGAGATCAGCACCAGAGGATCCAACGGCTCCAACGGCTCCAACGAGGTGATATTCTGGTTGTCCCCAACGGCATCGCACACTGGATCTACGACGATGGAGAAAACGAACTCGTCCTCGTCGGCCTTTACAACACCATCAACTACTTAAAGCAGCTCGACAATAGAAACAGCGCAAGAACCAAATTAAC CCGGAAACCCACAAAGACACAAGGCTCACAAGGCGAGAGAGGCCAACGAGGTTCAAGAGGTTCGAGATACGAGGGTGAAGAGAGGGAAGCAGAAGAGTCAGGAGTCAGCCTCTTCAATGGCTTCGATACGCAGTTGTTGCCTGAAGTTTTAGGAGTGGATGAGGAGACTGCAAGGAAGCTACGTG ggaagaagaggaacaGAGAGCGACAAGGGAGACAACGGAATGGGTTGGAGGAAACCTTCTGCAGCGTGAGGCTCAGGGAGAACATAGAGGACCCCACAAGAGCTGACGTGTATAACCCACATGGCGGACGCATCACCAGCCTCAACA GGAACTTGAGAAGTAGAGAAGGGGAGGGGTGTCAGCGTGGTGGAGGAGTGGTGTTAGCGACGGTGGTCTGGAAAACTAAGCCGTCGAACCTTCGGTGTAGAGGGAGAGTTCTCACCGATGCCACTGTCGTCACCACCGTGAGTTCGTGTTGTTCTCCGCTGTCACCAATGCCGGGCGCCAAACCTTCTCCCTCACCTCCTCCTTCTCCACCGCCGCCTCCGCCTCTGCCTCCATGTTCGCCACCAACAGATCCGGGCTCATTGGACCTGAATCAGAGAGGTCGCAGAGAG AATGGAATACTTGCACCGAACTGGAACATCAACGCACACAGAGTGATCTACGTGAAAAGGGGAAGTGCAATGGTGCAGGTCGTGGGGAACAGGGGAGAGAGTGTGTACAATGGGAATCTGAGTGAAGGACAGTTGCTGGTGGTGCCGCAGGGCTATGTGGTGCTGAAGCAGGCGACCGATGAGGGGTTTGAGTGGGTATCGCTCAAGACAAACGAAAACGCCATAACCAGCCATCTGGCTGGGAGGACTTCGGTGTTGAGAGCATTGCCGGAGGGGGTGCTGGTGAATGCGTATCAGATCCGAAGGGAGGAAGCTAGGAGGATTAAATATGGCAGAGACTAA